One stretch of Methanobrevibacter sp. DNA includes these proteins:
- the cobS gene encoding adenosylcobinamide-GDP ribazoletransferase, with translation MEDDSYFEEEEFSPIKSVLGLLTFSTILPINVFTSIECMTKLTWIWPFIHLFIGILAAICGYVSLEFLHLNSFFTAAIVYAFLMIITGYNHLDGVMDMADGVMVHGEPEKKIRVMKDSSVGAGGMATLFLVASLTIAGLYNILDYNFIIGIIICEMTAKTSLITTALLSKPLTPGIGSYFIKETTPANYFASTFIVACIVYLIGGFVGLSGVIGAMVSGTIIATIARRNFVLANGDVLGMSNEVGRLLSLLFMAVALFYF, from the coding sequence TGACAGTTACTTTGAAGAGGAGGAGTTTTCCCCAATCAAATCAGTTTTAGGGCTTTTAACATTCTCAACTATTTTGCCGATTAATGTTTTCACATCAATAGAGTGCATGACCAAATTGACTTGGATCTGGCCATTCATACATTTATTCATAGGCATTTTAGCAGCAATCTGCGGTTATGTTTCTTTGGAATTCCTTCATTTAAATTCATTTTTCACTGCAGCCATCGTTTATGCATTTCTAATGATCATTACAGGTTATAATCATCTGGATGGAGTTATGGATATGGCTGATGGCGTGATGGTTCATGGAGAACCTGAAAAGAAAATCCGTGTAATGAAAGATTCCTCAGTAGGTGCGGGAGGCATGGCAACGCTATTTTTGGTTGCCAGCTTAACAATAGCCGGATTGTACAATATACTTGATTATAATTTCATTATTGGAATCATCATATGTGAAATGACTGCTAAAACCTCGTTAATAACTACAGCATTATTGTCAAAGCCATTGACACCTGGAATTGGAAGCTATTTTATAAAAGAGACAACACCTGCTAATTATTTCGCTTCAACATTTATTGTGGCATGCATCGTTTATCTGATTGGAGGATTTGTCGGTCTTAGTGGTGTAATCGGTGCAATGGTGTCCGGAACCATTATAGCAACCATTGCAAGACGTAACTTTGTCCTAGCTAACGGTGATGTTTTGGGAATGAGTAATGAGGTAGGACGTTTATTATCATTATTGTTTATGGCAGTTGCTTTATTTTACTTTTAA
- a CDS encoding tRNA (cytidine(56)-2'-O)-methyltransferase, which translates to MNVNVLRLDHRLKRDTRITTHVCLTARAFGATKIYLAGERDNRLMENVKDTASRFGGNFEIEYTESAMGVINKWKADGGKVVHLTMYGSQAHEIAPEVREDGSDILIVVGGAKVPGKVYKAADWNVSVTTQPHSEVSSLAVFQHLLMDGKEFELEFENPVLEVIPTAHGKTVNIHDENR; encoded by the coding sequence ATGAATGTTAATGTTTTAAGATTGGACCATAGATTAAAAAGAGATACAAGAATTACAACCCATGTATGTTTGACTGCCCGTGCATTTGGAGCAACTAAAATATACTTGGCAGGTGAACGTGACAATCGTCTGATGGAAAATGTTAAAGACACTGCATCAAGATTCGGTGGAAACTTTGAAATAGAATACACTGAAAGTGCAATGGGTGTTATAAACAAGTGGAAAGCAGATGGCGGAAAAGTTGTTCACTTGACAATGTATGGTTCACAGGCACATGAAATTGCACCGGAAGTAAGAGAAGATGGTTCAGACATACTAATTGTAGTTGGTGGTGCAAAAGTTCCCGGAAAAGTCTATAAGGCAGCTGACTGGAACGTATCAGTAACAACACAGCCTCACTCAGAGGTATCTTCCTTGGCAGTATTTCAACATTTGCTGATGGACGGCAAAGAGTTTGAACTGGAATTTGAAAATCCAGTACTTGAAGTAATTCCGACAGCACACGGAAAAACAGTTAACATTCACGACGAAAACCGCTAG